In the genome of Persephonella sp. KM09-Lau-8, one region contains:
- a CDS encoding mannose-1-phosphate guanylyltransferase/mannose-6-phosphate isomerase, translating to MKTVILAGGSGTRLFPLSRKYFPKQFLNISDNKSLFQKTIERNLEVTGDIQDILIITNKDYKFHVINQIKDILGKDIDTNILLEPIGRNTAPAIALAVRYLQDKLGVDENEVVFVSPSDHIVSPTEKFVNYVKKAEDLAKNGFIVTFGINPTKPETGYGYIEADLSAQINDAYKVKQFHEKPDLETAQKYILSGNYYWNSGMFAFSIRTILDELKRFSPEIYELIDEKTYEEVLDNFENMPDISIDYAIMEKTDKAVVLPLELLWSDVGSWDSIYDVMNKDENKNVKTGKVIDIDTKNSLIIGDERLIATIGVNDLIIVETPDVVMIAKKGEGQKVKELVNKLKDDEELKHLTEFHTTVYRPWGSYTELEKGERYRIKRITVQPGQALSLQMHYHRSEHWVVIKGTAKVILENENGELKEYFVHENESIYVPKTTKHRLINPGKVPLEIIEVQVGEYVEEDDIVRFDDVYDR from the coding sequence ATGAAAACAGTTATACTTGCAGGTGGGAGTGGAACAAGATTATTCCCTTTATCCCGTAAATATTTTCCCAAGCAATTTTTAAATATATCTGATAATAAAAGCCTTTTTCAGAAAACAATAGAAAGAAATCTGGAAGTTACTGGAGATATTCAAGATATTCTGATTATAACCAACAAGGATTATAAATTTCATGTGATAAATCAAATCAAGGATATTTTAGGAAAAGATATTGATACAAATATTTTGCTTGAACCTATAGGAAGAAACACTGCACCTGCAATTGCTTTAGCAGTTAGATATTTACAAGATAAACTTGGAGTTGATGAAAATGAGGTTGTTTTTGTATCCCCTTCTGACCATATAGTATCTCCGACTGAAAAATTCGTAAATTATGTTAAAAAAGCAGAAGATTTAGCAAAAAATGGTTTTATAGTAACATTCGGTATAAATCCTACAAAGCCGGAAACTGGTTATGGATATATAGAAGCAGACTTATCCGCTCAAATTAACGATGCTTATAAAGTAAAACAATTCCATGAGAAACCAGATTTAGAAACTGCCCAGAAATATATATTGTCAGGTAATTATTACTGGAACAGTGGTATGTTTGCTTTTAGTATAAGAACTATTTTAGATGAGCTAAAAAGATTTTCTCCAGAAATTTATGAACTGATAGATGAAAAAACTTATGAAGAAGTTTTAGACAATTTTGAAAATATGCCTGATATCTCAATAGATTATGCAATTATGGAAAAGACAGATAAAGCTGTTGTTCTCCCTCTGGAACTTTTATGGTCAGATGTTGGTTCGTGGGATAGTATATACGATGTTATGAACAAAGATGAAAATAAAAATGTCAAAACAGGAAAAGTGATAGATATAGATACAAAAAATTCTCTGATTATAGGAGATGAAAGATTAATTGCTACTATAGGAGTTAATGACCTGATAATAGTTGAAACTCCCGATGTGGTTATGATTGCAAAGAAAGGAGAAGGCCAGAAAGTAAAAGAGTTAGTAAATAAGCTGAAGGATGATGAAGAACTAAAGCATCTTACCGAATTTCATACAACAGTTTATAGACCCTGGGGAAGTTATACAGAATTAGAAAAAGGAGAAAGATACAGGATAAAAAGGATAACTGTTCAGCCAGGACAGGCTTTAAGTTTACAGATGCATTATCATAGAAGTGAACACTGGGTTGTTATTAAAGGAACTGCAAAAGTTATATTGGAAAATGAAAATGGAGAACTGAAAGAATATTTTGTCCATGAAAACGAAAGTATATATGTTCCTAAAACTACCAAGCACAGATTGATTAACCCTGGTAAAGTTCCCCTTGAGATAATAGAAGTTCAGGTAGGAGAATATGTGGAAGAGGATGATATAGTTAGATTTGACGATGTTTATGATAGATAA
- a CDS encoding Wzz/FepE/Etk N-terminal domain-containing protein translates to MEKNKPVPVENQNIVYYQEDEIDLYELYLILKKRWKSVFLTFLLFLLIAIGYILTAKPVYSTEFYIKIPSVYVKEGNSLKKENILTVEETSSLIKKLQDKLKEENYSDLSKALNLSESKIKKIKDINPEKLRNNKEIIKIRIETNQSNLIPVISSKILDYLNNYPYIKEKLKLEKEKLAQLINISQSELENMKKTKDLILKNIQEGKIRNFSFNPADIDAKILEISQRITQLQLKLQELKGFELSVSPTIPKKPSKPKKALIIAVASVSGLFLGIFFAFFKEWIENARKRHEENIG, encoded by the coding sequence ATGGAAAAAAATAAACCTGTTCCTGTAGAAAATCAAAACATAGTTTACTATCAGGAAGACGAAATTGACCTTTACGAATTATATCTGATTCTCAAAAAAAGATGGAAATCCGTTTTCCTAACATTTTTATTATTTTTACTCATAGCAATAGGATATATTCTGACAGCAAAACCTGTTTATTCAACAGAGTTTTATATAAAAATTCCATCGGTTTATGTAAAAGAAGGAAATTCTCTGAAAAAAGAAAATATTTTAACAGTAGAAGAAACGTCAAGCTTAATCAAGAAACTACAGGATAAATTGAAAGAGGAAAACTATTCAGACTTATCTAAAGCATTAAATTTATCTGAAAGTAAAATAAAAAAAATTAAAGATATAAATCCAGAAAAGCTAAGAAATAACAAAGAAATAATAAAAATTCGTATTGAAACAAACCAATCAAATCTTATTCCTGTCATATCATCTAAGATATTAGATTATTTAAATAACTACCCATACATAAAAGAAAAATTAAAATTAGAAAAAGAAAAACTTGCACAACTAATTAACATTAGCCAGTCTGAACTTGAAAACATGAAAAAGACAAAAGATTTGATATTAAAAAATATTCAGGAAGGCAAAATTCGAAATTTCAGCTTTAATCCTGCTGATATTGATGCGAAAATTCTGGAGATTTCCCAGCGGATAACACAACTCCAGTTAAAACTACAGGAGCTTAAAGGCTTTGAATTATCCGTGTCCCCGACAATTCCCAAAAAACCATCAAAACCTAAAAAAGCTTTAATAATTGCTGTTGCTTCGGTATCAGGTCTATTTTTAGGTATATTCTTTGCCTTCTTCAAAGAATGGATAGAAAACGCCCGCAAAAGACATGAGGAAAATATTGGTTAA